A window of Pan paniscus chromosome 10, NHGRI_mPanPan1-v2.0_pri, whole genome shotgun sequence contains these coding sequences:
- the COPS7A gene encoding COP9 signalosome complex subunit 7a isoform X1: MSAEVKVTGQNQEQFLLLAKSAKGAALATLIHQVLEAPGVYVFGELLDMPNVRELAESDFASTFRLLTVFAYGTYADYLAEARNLPPLTEAQKNKLRHLSVVTLAAKVKCIPYAVLLEALALRNVRQLEDLVIEAVYADVLRGSLDQRNQRLEVDYSIGRDIQRQDLSAIARTLQEWCVGCEVVLSGIEEQVSRANQHKEQQLGLKQQIESEVANLKKTIKVTTAAAAAATSQDPEQHLTELREPAPGTNQRQPSKKASKGKGLRGSAKIWSKSN; this comes from the exons ATGAGTGCGGAAGTGAAGGTGACAGGGCAGAACCAGGAGCAATTTCTGCTCCTAGCCAAGTCGGCCAAGGGGGCAGCGCTGGCCACACTCATCCATCAGGTGCTGGAGGCCCCTGGTGTCTATGTGTTTGGAGAACTGCTGGACATGCCCAATGTTAGAGAG CTGGCTGAGAGTGACTTTGCCTCCACCTTCCGGCTGCTCACAGTGTTTGCTTATGGGACATACGCTGACTACTTAG CTGAAGCCCGGAATCTTCCTCCACTAACAGAGGCTCAGAAGAATAAGCTTCGACACCTCTCAGTTGTCACCCTGGCTGCTAAAGTAAAG TGTATCCCATATGCAGTGTTGCTGGAGGCTCTTGCCCTGCGTAATGTGCGGCAGCTGGAAGACCTTGTGATTGAGGCTGTGTATGCTGACGTGCTTCGTGGCTCCCTGGACCAGCGCAACCAGCGGCTCGAGGTTGACTATAGCATCGGGCGGGACATCCAGCGCCAGGACCTCAGTGCCATTGCCCGAACCCTGCAGGAATG GTGTGTGGGCTGTGAGGTTGTGCTGTCAGGCATTGAGGAGCAGGTGAGCCGTGCCAACCAACACAAGGAGCAGCAGCTGGGCCTGAAGCAGCAGATTGAGAGTGAG GTTGCCAACCTTAAAAAAACCATTAAAGTTACGACGGCAGCAGCAGCCGCAGCCACATCTCAGGACCCTGAGCAACACCTGACTGAGCTGAGGGAACCAGCTCCTGGCACCAACCAGCGCCAGCCCAGCAAGAAAGCCTCAAAGGGCAAGGG GCTCCGAGGGAGTGCCAAGATTTGGTCCAAGTCGAATTGA
- the COPS7A gene encoding COP9 signalosome complex subunit 7a isoform X2, giving the protein MCLENCWTCPMLERVGIGWRMEQEGIVVWENSVNKSLKVEMSPSCVKSDQRGRELLLLAESDFASTFRLLTVFAYGTYADYLAEARNLPPLTEAQKNKLRHLSVVTLAAKVKCIPYAVLLEALALRNVRQLEDLVIEAVYADVLRGSLDQRNQRLEVDYSIGRDIQRQDLSAIARTLQEWCVGCEVVLSGIEEQVSRANQHKEQQLGLKQQIESEVANLKKTIKVTTAAAAAATSQDPEQHLTELREPAPGTNQRQPSKKASKGKGLRGSAKIWSKSN; this is encoded by the exons ATGTGTTTGGAGAACTGCTGGACATGCCCAATGTTAGAGAG GGTAGGAATTGGATGGCGTATGGAGCAAGAGGGCATTGTGGTTTGGGAGAATAGTGTAAACAAAAGCCTGAAGGTGGAAATGAGCCCTTCCTGTGTGAAGAGTGATCAGAGAGGCAGAGAACTCCTTTTG CTGGCTGAGAGTGACTTTGCCTCCACCTTCCGGCTGCTCACAGTGTTTGCTTATGGGACATACGCTGACTACTTAG CTGAAGCCCGGAATCTTCCTCCACTAACAGAGGCTCAGAAGAATAAGCTTCGACACCTCTCAGTTGTCACCCTGGCTGCTAAAGTAAAG TGTATCCCATATGCAGTGTTGCTGGAGGCTCTTGCCCTGCGTAATGTGCGGCAGCTGGAAGACCTTGTGATTGAGGCTGTGTATGCTGACGTGCTTCGTGGCTCCCTGGACCAGCGCAACCAGCGGCTCGAGGTTGACTATAGCATCGGGCGGGACATCCAGCGCCAGGACCTCAGTGCCATTGCCCGAACCCTGCAGGAATG GTGTGTGGGCTGTGAGGTTGTGCTGTCAGGCATTGAGGAGCAGGTGAGCCGTGCCAACCAACACAAGGAGCAGCAGCTGGGCCTGAAGCAGCAGATTGAGAGTGAG GTTGCCAACCTTAAAAAAACCATTAAAGTTACGACGGCAGCAGCAGCCGCAGCCACATCTCAGGACCCTGAGCAACACCTGACTGAGCTGAGGGAACCAGCTCCTGGCACCAACCAGCGCCAGCCCAGCAAGAAAGCCTCAAAGGGCAAGGG GCTCCGAGGGAGTGCCAAGATTTGGTCCAAGTCGAATTGA
- the COPS7A gene encoding COP9 signalosome complex subunit 7a isoform X3, with the protein MPVIPALRKAKAGGSPELAESDFASTFRLLTVFAYGTYADYLAEARNLPPLTEAQKNKLRHLSVVTLAAKVKCIPYAVLLEALALRNVRQLEDLVIEAVYADVLRGSLDQRNQRLEVDYSIGRDIQRQDLSAIARTLQEWCVGCEVVLSGIEEQVSRANQHKEQQLGLKQQIESEVANLKKTIKVTTAAAAAATSQDPEQHLTELREPAPGTNQRQPSKKASKGKGLRGSAKIWSKSN; encoded by the exons atgcctgtaatcccagcacttcggaaggccaaggcaggtggatcacctgag CTGGCTGAGAGTGACTTTGCCTCCACCTTCCGGCTGCTCACAGTGTTTGCTTATGGGACATACGCTGACTACTTAG CTGAAGCCCGGAATCTTCCTCCACTAACAGAGGCTCAGAAGAATAAGCTTCGACACCTCTCAGTTGTCACCCTGGCTGCTAAAGTAAAG TGTATCCCATATGCAGTGTTGCTGGAGGCTCTTGCCCTGCGTAATGTGCGGCAGCTGGAAGACCTTGTGATTGAGGCTGTGTATGCTGACGTGCTTCGTGGCTCCCTGGACCAGCGCAACCAGCGGCTCGAGGTTGACTATAGCATCGGGCGGGACATCCAGCGCCAGGACCTCAGTGCCATTGCCCGAACCCTGCAGGAATG GTGTGTGGGCTGTGAGGTTGTGCTGTCAGGCATTGAGGAGCAGGTGAGCCGTGCCAACCAACACAAGGAGCAGCAGCTGGGCCTGAAGCAGCAGATTGAGAGTGAG GTTGCCAACCTTAAAAAAACCATTAAAGTTACGACGGCAGCAGCAGCCGCAGCCACATCTCAGGACCCTGAGCAACACCTGACTGAGCTGAGGGAACCAGCTCCTGGCACCAACCAGCGCCAGCCCAGCAAGAAAGCCTCAAAGGGCAAGGG GCTCCGAGGGAGTGCCAAGATTTGGTCCAAGTCGAATTGA